The following DNA comes from Hordeum vulgare subsp. vulgare chromosome 3H, MorexV3_pseudomolecules_assembly, whole genome shotgun sequence.
GACCTTTGTTTAATCTACATTATACCATATGAATATCATGCAGTAAGCTCTAACGTAATCATCTACTCATATCAGTAGCTTTGGTTttcattaaaatatagctcctcaGCTTCCACCAGATGTAGAGAACAGACTGTTGGAATTAATTGAAACACATGGATGGCGAGATTCGAGTTCTTTCTTATGAAAATATTTTAATGTGTGGTGGATGGATATCTAACGCAATCACATGGCACTCCATCCCGCGCAcccttttttttttaaaaacgaTATCTTGCCTTAGCTCAATATTTTCACTCTATATGCATGTAGTATGTTTATCATACCACCTACTTGTCATATCTTTTGTGAGAATAGTTGCCCATAGATGATACTCTTGATAAAGAAATAAGTCCCAATTACGGGAAATACGATACTTGCATTGTTGCTTGGACTAGGAGGCATCCAGGAGCAATCAGCTGGTACATGGTTCAGATTCCGTACATTACAATTTTGCAAGTGGCAAAGCTCAACTATtgggtgttcatgctcatgggatACAATTCAAAAACGGAGTAGGGAAACTGAATGACTGTATCTAGCAGAGGGATCACTCAGGTGACAAAGGGGTCCTCTCGGTCACTGCAGTTACAATGTTGCAGATGGCAACGACTCACTCTGCAGCAAGATTGAAACTGTTCTGAACATGCAGCAGACTTGTTGAATGGCTGTTGGAGAACTACTCAGCTACCTTCTCTAACCTGACCTGAATAGTCGCAAGACCAGTGATGTGCCGAAGGAGCAAAAGTGAGAACTGATTTCTTTCCTACAAGATTTAActgctccctccattcctaaatataaggtgtatagtTTTTGGCACAGAAATTAAAGAACGGAGGTGGAGGGAAAATTTCACAAGTTTTGGATGAGATTACACCTGACTAATTGACATCAGAAAATAGAGGAGCTTGCCTGATATAAGGAAATGTTATAAAATCCCTAAAACAAATATCCAAAGGAGTGGTGAAAcgcaatacaccttatatttcggattattttttcaaaaatatgtacaccttatatcaaggaacggagggagtacctctTCATCATCTAGATATGGCTCTGTTTCCTCCTTGTACTTTCTAGTCTATGGACCACTGACATTGCCGGCATATATTACTAGTTGCAATGGCCGTCCAAGTATGTCAATCTAGTGCTTAGACCTGTTAAGAAAATATTTAGATTCTGATGAGGTTTCACAAGTGTATGCATGCCACTAAGTACATTATCTGGTATGTGTAAACTGGTTGATGATGTATTAAGATCTTTAGTATGGTTTTAGAGTCAAGATATCTCAAATTGAATGTCTTACCAACCTACTAGCTAAAGTACCATTCATATTAACCTCACTCTTATAAGATCTAGATGAGCATAAAAGTCTTAACACATGTCATCAACCCATCGTCTAAATTTATTGTTCATGCAATACAAAAAGGTGAAGCCATAGAATACAACACTTGGTCTTGTCGTTAGGCATACTTTGAGGTCTAACAGCTGAATTGTCGCCAAATCGATATTGTTGTACTGTTTTTGTATTACTTCTAATTTACACGGCTTTAATTCATTTCACAGCATATGAATGTGAAGCGCTAAACATACGTTTTATTTTGACTAGCTTCGATTCACACGTTATCTTGTATCACATGTCATTCAAAATATAACTGTTCTGCTTAGGCCAGGGGCATCCAGAGAACGTTGAATCAAAGTACAAGGATAGTGGGATCTGTTGAAGCCGTAGATCGactaggcatagatagatccggAGTTACCATGTACTCACCTAATCCCGAGCCCGATGAACTCCCTGCTCCGGCCATTGGTGCCGGTGTAGTCGTCGGTGGCGTGAGGGAGGAGGTGTGGTCGtgggtggtgcttcccgtgagcactgcgcaaaccctagatcggaaggggaTTTAGGTGGGGAGTCTGCCGGCGCGGTGAACCTCGTACCGTGCGCCCCGGCCCCCATCACTTTATATATAGCAcaggtcacaggggcccaccaaccataacgggttaGGCGCCCCTgatcagggcgcatagatcaagggcccggtgggccgttgggcccacgcggaagagatcaacctaacaggaTCCAGCCTGGTTCAATAGATACGGTTTTGACGTTTGTTGGATGGATACCAAATGCAACCACCAAATTTTCCTTATTTAAGAGCAATGGATCTTGCCTTAGTACAATATATTCGGTTGGCATGCTTGTGGGCTGCTTACCATTCCCTAGTTGTTGTAACTCTCCGGAATAGTTTCACCGTAGttagaatactagatgaagagcGAAAGCCCAATAACGAGAAATTTGATATGTACTTTGCTGCTTGGATTATGAGGCATCCGGGAACGATCCATTGCTGGACATTGAAATCTCTCGTCGTTATGAGCGACGTCTGGGGCCACTCTTATTTTGCATGGTCGGCGCAGCCGCTGTGCAACCACATATTCATTCTCTCAGGGTCAATACTGGCGTCAGAGCCGGGGTCGCTGCATTTTGAGAGTAATTGGTGAAGTCGAGGACATTTCGACTCGTTCATTGTGTAGCAGCTTCGTATTCTGTTAGAAATAAGCCACGCCTCCGTGGTGGCCTGCGTGTACATGACTAGGTCTAGTGCGAGTTTGGCGGCGTTCGTGCGCGTGTGCATCTCATCAGCTAACTAGACTGATGTGCATGCATGGAGAGCTAGCTAGACGGGCATGCTTGTGTTAGTTGTGACTAGTAAgcttgcacgtgcaacgcacttaTTATCATGTAATTTTTGTTACTAAAAAAATTGTAACTTTTTATCATTCGTCCCCGGAAGATTCCATTTTGAGCACTGACACCTGACATATTTCTGCAcactttgaggtggtggattgccTGAGCTTGAAAGAGCCTGCTGGATCCGTTCTGTTTCCTTTGCACTTGCCATACATGTTTGCAAGCAATTGAGGTGCGTCCTCTGGTCCCAGGATGGCCACCACTTCTTGTAATGAGGGAATGCCTCAAATATGGTCTTTGGAGGCAGAGGGAGAATCGGCGATCTGTTCTCAGTTGGCAAATTGTGGATGTAGCCCCTTTTCCTGGCAGCTGCACACAGATGAAGAGAATCCACAAACTCTGGTTGAATGTCAAACAGAAATCTTGAAATTTTCGCCCATACACCTTTTGGAGCTCGGGCCACATTTTCATAGTAGAAATAAGGTGGTCCAATAGCCAGTTCAGGAAGCACTCGGGTCATTGATAGTCCCCAACCAGGAAGGTTAAACCCAATCATTGGATTTGGGAGAGGCATTGGTTCCTCATCGCTGCCATCCAAGGAAGGTCGATTCCCTTGTGCTCCACCTCCATATCTCTTCCTCTTTTTCTTGCTCTCTTCAGTCAATCTATTTCTCTTTATCCCTCCAAAGGAATCGAAGCATCCAGCTGTAACCTGCCAGTGTACACAGATTCCAGTGTCCTTCAACAAACTAAAAGAGCGAAATCATTTTCCTATTCAAATGCACATCAAACCACAAGTTACCTGACGGTCCGATAAGTTTCTAGAGTGACAAGCTTCTTCAACTTGTGATGCAGTAATTGAGTCAACCAATACAGAAATATCAGCATCCATGCCTAGGAAAATTCAAACAGAAGTATATAGCATAAGATCCCTTGACCATGAAAGAATGACGGTCAAACGGGGGCATACCACATATCAGAATTGTCATGTTTGCTTCATCTTCAGAAAAGCCCATGCCTCGCAATGATTTTATCTTCTCGTCCTTCTCTGACATCTCTCGTAGAAAATCCTGCACAAAGATACGACAAAAGCCGAGATTAGATGTCAGATCTAACAGGTAGATGTTGCTTTCCTGAGGTTGGTCTTGGAGGGCAGTTTGATGCAACTAATGTGGTAAGTGATGTTCTTTTCCAGCATTATGATCATTTTGCGTAGCTGAAAGTCAAAAGAAGAATCTTGAACTATTGCCATTTAAATCTTAAAGGCCTCGTTTGTCCCAACCTGCATGCTAGTTTTCAACCCACCTTTATGGAGAAGCAAGGAGCTGGGTTGCAGCACAAACTTTACAACAGTGCAGGATAGAATTATTTAGGTCTAGCtatattcttgcttctttctataGTACTACCTCCATCCCAAATTTCTTGTCTTAAGTTTgtctaaaaatggatgtatcttaatactaaaatgtgactacatacatccatatctaaacaaatctaagacaagaattttgggacggagggaatatTGAGCATTCAAGTTTAGCTTCTGTTTTTTCCGAACTcttctgagctcaatatgattgtAAACTATATTTTGGACTACAAAATACATCAAAAACCATAACCGTTGCATGAATTTAGATTTCTGCAGGTTAAAGCAGCTGTAGCATGTGTAATATCTTCTCTTGGCTCAAGCAGCTGTAATATAATTTGCTTGTAGCAACATAAATCCACAAGTTGTAAGCCATGTTACTGATATTCAAACGCATAAGAACTGAAGAGAAAACGAATTGTGTCTAACAGAAATAAATTTCCTGATTCATGAAAATCACAAACAAGCACGACAACAATACGCTCAGTTTCTACTGTTTTCCAGTTTGTTTGATTGCCCTGTGGGAGGTATTGTCTAACGTTATAAAACTCACTCCTTATATTACGCTCTTATAAGATAAAATTTTAACATGGTGAAAATTCTATGTAAAAAATCAAGAGCTCAAACTTCAAGACGAAATGCTACTACATTGATGAAATCCCCAAGCAGTAAGTACCAGGGGTGCTCAAGGTGTGCATAGCAAAGATTTCACAAATATCAACATACATATGATGAAATAATTCCTGGCTACTGAACTGAAGATAATTAAGCAACTTCCTCACCACCAGAATCATCAGAGCTTGACTCTCTACCACCAGCATCATAGTCACCATCCCAGTTCTCAAAATCAAGATCATTGTCATCTTCAACAATAGGTGGGTTGCAGCCAGAAGTAGAGTGATTGCCCACTGCATCATCATCACCTAGTGCCTGCATTTCACATCTCAATCGGAATAAACGACCCTTTGCATGAATCAAGAGTGCTACCGAATAAATTCAGTAATAAAGCACATGGATATAAATAGTCAAATACCTTATACGTGAGGAGTAGCTCGAGCAACGCATCTGCATCACTATGTCGTGAAATCAGAAGGCGTTAAAAAAAGGTACTAACACAAACATGATAAATAAAATGGAACTGATTACTTTTATATTACCAATCTCCTTAATACTCCTCACGACCATCTCTTTTGGGAAGCCCATTGCCACAAATCCCTCGATCAAAGAAGTAGGCGGTGCTTCCCCGTTGATCCACCCCTTGGAACTCTTTAG
Coding sequences within:
- the LOC123442140 gene encoding DNA (cytosine-5)-methyltransferase DRM2-like: MPPPRPARAAPSPCPPAPPPRPARLCRPLALYPVRLAHAVRSPRSPLHLSRPVRASSCPSCSSPRLVRPHLRTASTGVSSSPSRRGPRHLRPPPPTDHHRRASTRHHTMRSPALMHLHGSFELQTLLFIHLGWTSDSDDNDKFEWDSDGEVEPSLTPTMRNFDAPGPSTLSSKGWINGEAPPTSLIEGFVAMGFPKEMVVRSIKEIGNSDADALLELLLTYKALGDDDAVGNHSTSGCNPPIVEDDNDLDFENWDGDYDAGGRESSSDDSGGEEDFLREMSEKDEKIKSLRGMGFSEDEANMTILICGMDADISVLVDSITASQVEEACHSRNLSDRQVTAGCFDSFGGIKRNRLTEESKKKRKRYGGGAQGNRPSLDGSDEEPMPLPNPMIGFNLPAARKRGYIHNLPTENRSPILPLPPKTIFEAFPHYKKWWPSWDQRTHLNCLQTCMASAKETERIQQALSSSGNPPPQSVQKYVRCQCSKWNLPGTNDKNHKPHGRHPLLHSHPGHITSNAMYLSVWQEYEIKKAKTNITSAWCQLGLDKERFCVDKSARKEEMGQREEKIRGCLEEIESEE